In one Arachis duranensis cultivar V14167 chromosome 9, aradu.V14167.gnm2.J7QH, whole genome shotgun sequence genomic region, the following are encoded:
- the LOC107467782 gene encoding putative 1-phosphatidylinositol-3-phosphate 5-kinase FAB1D isoform X2, protein MCSMCHYCGAGLMGSNVEEKKQDHESSLKLNSKVPTKPCKFCGEKLERENMKLNGDFSVDVNSFDRMSREESTVGGAREDLHKLNGELQKGMENNSQESSNDNEGYIVRNVEIEQGRNCQETKLDGSENPDASSAEEIEYSLPNDLDIQTWEPPEPENPEDDMDNSVTYNDEDEDEDNWGDPTTSIFSSKDEVSGCNRFKEEKQRAMEEVMNGKFKALVGQLLKSVGVPSSDEGDKSWVDIVTSLSWEAAAFLKADAIGINTMDPDGYVKVKCIAAGSRSQSQLVRGSVFKKHAAHKHMPTKYKHPRLLLISGMLGHSGLSSFDSMHQEKDYLKSKMDLIEMCHPNVILVEKTVSRDIQESILAKGMTLVLDMKLHRLERVARCTGSPILTCDNLNGQKLKHCDFIYFEKFVEEHAGTVEGGKRPTKTLMFIEGCPTRLGCTILLKGAPSDELKRVKCIVRCAVVMAYHLILETSFLVDQKAMFSTIPSLNEAGILPINQQSLDSASVDTSIPFVEYSAENGIISTDVPIPNGLHEKIANSSVQQEFFPFSSEPYNPAVFSGFSAISSSLKKVMGDSFQFTSSAPYQSLSEYFGFNGRKPDDQVSISISGLDSPEADGSTKTEANCNSDDEKLLNGGQSLSSAAYLNSNGDKIKDGDTDGNKIQNKDEINAMLDSQSILVLMSSRNALRGTVCQQSHFSHIMFYKNFDVPLGKFLKDNLLNQTRLCDTCQELPEAHLYYYAHHNKQLTIQVKRLPEARFLPGEEEGKLWMWSRCGKCKAHFTKRVLISATARSLSFGKFLELSLSHYSTSSGKLSCGHSLDRDFLYFFGLGHMVAMFRYSSVMTYNVAMPPQKLELSGSIKQERLSKEIENVYMKGISLFTEVAHLLKTISSNGSTLNLGGSMREFTEVEMMLKREQEEFEVNIKNAVAKKGDLDRAAYKLLCLNRLMWDLFIEAYVWDRRLNSLLSPDHLKTESDVSEKVMQECGSTEGCNINGMRDTSVEVNEIPIKEIPISGPLLECNEQDDLSNASDVPLNVSMPIISDFRSERPADRKLKLNVDVPTRFPLSDSSLYETDSAMSNHLQVHENSPASTDNTQISHPAADTRISNKDDSQHSPVPILPDSNEWFWRPFADIRQISIRDFQKRFLPRFEPVSSSIIENLPTANQLIADEGTRLHIPLRTDNFIVSDYEGEPSSIIACALAFLKDPSVVTEVDDGDDGLPSSFHGALPSPQTFSRSSSDADSVHSAGSTSSEESRTSHAPENHSIEIAMGYAKSLGREKYSVICHYVNQFRELRSRCCLSDLDYIASLSRCRNWDAKGGKSKSFFAKTLDDRFIIKEIKKTELDSFLGFSSVYFKYMRESFESGSQTCLAKVMGIYQVTKRNVKTGKEVKHDLMVMENLTYNCNITRQYDLKGALYARFNTATDGAGDVLLDQNFVNDMNSSPLYVSHKAKRFLQRAVWNDTTFLNSVNVMDYSLLVGVDSQKRVLVCGIIDYLRQYTWDKHLETWMKSSLVVPKNVLPTVISPREYKKRFRKFMSTHFLSVPDHWCSQKLPSPCKLCGSGEDDPPQQG, encoded by the exons ATGTGTAGTATGTGCCATTATTGTGGTGCTGGTTTGATGGGATCAAATGTTGAAGAGAAGAAACAGGATCATGAGAGTAGTTTGAAGTTGAATAGTAAAGTTCCCACAAAGCCTTGTAAGTTTTGTGGGGAGAAGCTAGAGCGCGAAAATATGAAATTGAATG GTGATTTTTCTGTTGATGTGAACTCATTCGACAG gaTGAGTCGAGAAGAAAGTACAGTAGGCGGTGCTAGAGAAGATCTTCATAAGTTGAATGGGGAATTGCAAAAAGGGATGGAAAACAATTCCCAAGAAAGCAGTAATGACAATGAGGGTTACATAGTGAGAAATGTGGAGATTGAGCAAGGCCGTAACTGTCAAGAAACAAAACTTGATGGTTCTGAAAACCCTGACGCATCCTCTGCTGAAGAGATCGAATATTCTCTTCCTAATGACTTGGATATCCAAACCTGGGAACCACCTGAGCCAGAAAATCCAGAGGATGATATGGACAACAGTGTGACTTAtaatgatgaagatgaagacgaGGATAACTGGGGTGATCCTACTACCTCTATATTTAGTTCCAAGGATGAAGTAAGTGGATGCAATAGGTTCAAAGAGGAAAAACAGAGAGCAATGGAAGAAGTAATGAATGGAAAATTCAAGGCACTTGTGGGCCAGCTTCTTAAATCTGTTGGAGTTCCCTCTTCTGATGAAGGTGATAAGAGTTGGGTGGACATAGTAACATCTTTATCCTGGGAAGCTGCTGCTTTTTTGAaggctgatgctattggaattaATACAATGGATCCTGATGGATATGTGAAAGTAAAATGCATTGCTGCTGGTTCCCGCAGCCAAAG TCAGCTCGTGAGAGGTTCCGTCTTCAAGAAACATGCTGCTCACAAGCACATGCCAACTAAATACAAACATCCAAGGTTGTTACTGATTAGTGGCATGCTTGGTCATAGTGGACTGTCCTCATTTGATTCCATGCACCAG GAGAAAGACTATCTGAAGTCCAAGATGGATCTTATAGAAATGTGCCATCCAAATGTTATATTAGTTGAGAAGACAGTTTCTCGAGATATACAAGAGTCAATTTTGGCAAAGGGGATGACGCTAGTTCTTGATATGAAGCTTCATCGCCTGGAAAGGGTTGCACGTTGTACTGGCTCACCAATTCTAACATGTGATAATTTGAATGGTCAAAAGCTGAAACACTGTGACTTTATTTACTTTGAGAAGTTTGTGGAGGAACATGCTGGTACAGTTGAAGGAGGAAAGCGGCCAACCAAGACTTTGATGTTCATTGAGGGCTGTCCTACACGTTTGGGATGCACG ATTTTGTTGAAAGGAGCACCTAGTGATGAACTGAAAAGGGTCAAATGCATTGTGCGGTGTGCTGTTGTCATGGCATATCATTTAATCCTTGAAACCTCCTTTCTTGTTGATCAGAAAGCAATGTTTTCTACCATTCCTTCTTTGAATGAAGCAGGAATCTTGccaatcaatcaacaatcccTTGATTCTGCATCAGTTGATACAAGCATTCCATTTGTTGAGTATTCTGCTGAAAATGGAATAATTAGTACTGATGTTCCAATACCCAATGGACTTCATGAAAAAATTGCAAATAGTTCCGTACAACAAGAGTTTTTCCCATTTTCTAGTGAACCATATAATCCAGCCGTCTTTTCTGGGTTCTCAGCCATTTCATCTTCTCTGAAGAAAGTTATGGGGGATAGTTTTCAGTTTACATCGTCTGCTCCTTATCAGTCTCTCTCAGAATATTTTGGCTTCAATGGAAGGAAACCTGATGATCAGGTAAGCATATCAATTTCTGGTTTAGACTCTCCAGAGGCAGATGGCAGTACCAAGACCGAAGCAAATTGCAATTCTGATGATGAGAAGTTACTTAATGGTGGACAATCCCTGTCCTCTGCCGCATACTTAAACTCCAATGGAGACAAAATTAAAGATGGTGATACTGatggaaataaaatccaaaataaagaTGAAATCAATGCAATGCTGGATTCACAGAGTATTTTGGTCTTGATGTCTAGCCGGAATGCCTTAAGAGGGACTGTCTGCCAGCAAAGTCATTTTTCTCATATCATGTTCTACAAGAATTTTGATGTTCCCCTTGGAAAGTTTCTGAAGGATAACCTACTTAATCAG ACAAGACTTTGTGACACCTGTCAAGAATTACCAGAAGCTCACTTGTATTATTATGCTCATCACAATAAACAACTTACAATACAAGTTAAACGATTGCCTGAGGCAAGGTTCTTGCCTGGGGAGGAAGAAGGGAAGCTTTGGATGTGGAGCCGTTGTGGAAAATGCAAGGCCCACTTCACAAAGCGAGTGTTGATATCTGCCACTGCACGTAGTCTATCATTTGGAAAGTTTTTGGAGCTTAGCCTTTCTCACTATTCTACTTCTAGCGGAAAATTGAGCTGTGGCCATTCTCTTGACAGGGATTTTCTCTACTTCTTTGG ATTAGGTCATATGGTTGCAATGTTCAGATATTCTTCTGTCATGACTTATAATGTTGCCATGCCACCTCAAAAGCTAGAGTTAAGTGGTTCAATAAAACAAGAGAGGCTTTCGAAGGAGATTGAGAAT GTGTACATGAAAGGCATATCACTCTTTACGGAAGTTGCACACCTTTTGAAGACAATAAGTTCTAATGGATCAACATTGAATCTTGGAGGATCAATGAGAGAGTTCACTGAGGTTGAGATGATGTTAAAGCGAGAGCAAGAAGAGTTTGAG GTAAATATCAAGAATGCTGTTGCTAAGAAGGGGGATCTAGATCGGGCTGCGTACAAACTTCTCTGTCTAAACCGATTGATGTGGGATCTTTTTATTGAAGCCTATGTTTGGGATCGACGACTGAACTCACTTCTCTCTCCTGATCATCTAAAAACGGAGTCTGATGTCTCTGAGAAAGTTATGCAAGAATGTGGGTCTACGGAAGGTTGCAATATAAATGGGATGCGGGACACATCTGTGGAAGTGAATGAAATCCCTATAAAGGAAATTCCGATAAGTGGACCTCTTCTAGAATGCAATGAACAGGATGATCTATCTAATGCATCTGATGTCCCACTAAATGTGTCGATGCCAATTATTAGTGATTTTAGGTCAGAGAGACCCGCTGACCGAAAGTTGAAATTGAATGTAGATGTTCCCACTCGGTTCCCTTTATCAGATAGCAGTCTCTATGAAACAGACTCTGCTATGTCAAATCATCTCCAAGTGCATGAAAATTCTCCAGCTTCCACAGATAATACACAAATTAGTCATCCAGCTGCTGATACGAGGATATCAAACAAGGATGATTCACAGCATTCACCTGTTCCCATCTTGCCGGATTCAAATGAATGGTTCTGGAGGCCATTTGCCGACATTCGGCAGATCAGCATAAGGGACTTCCAGAAAAGATTCTTGCCAAGATTTGAACCAGTAAGCAGCTCTATCATAGAAAATTTACCGACAGCAAATCAACTAATCGCTGATGAAGGCACAAGGTTGCACATCCCCCTTAGGACAGATAATTTTATTGTATCTGACTATGAGGGTGAACCCTCAAGTATAATTGCTTGTGCTCTGGCCTTTCTGAAAGATCCATCGGTGGTGACAGAAGTTGATGATGGGGATGATGGTTTGCCTAGTTCATTCCATGGAGCCTTACCCTCTCCACAGACGTTTTCAAGAAGTTCTTCAGATGCAGATTCTGTGCACTCTGCAGGAAGCACTTCTTCGGAAGAGTCGAGAACTTCTCATGCTCCAGAAAACCATAGCATAGAGATTGCAATGGGATATGCAAAATCACTAGGGAGGGAAAAATATTCAGTGATCTGTCATTACGTTAACCAGTTCCGTGAACTTAGGAGTAGATGTTGCCTATCTGATCTTGATTATATTGCTTCTTTAAGCCGCTGTAGGAATTGGGATGCTAAAGGTGGAAAAAGCAAATCCTTTTTCGCGAAGACACTTGATGACAGGTTCATCATAAAGGAAATCAAGAAGACAGAACTTGATTCATTTTTGGGTTTTTCTTCTGTGTATTTCAAATACATGAGGGAGTCATTTGAGTCTGGGAGCCAAACATGTCTCGCAAAGGTCATGGGGATATATCAG GTTACTAAAAGAAACGTAAAAACTGGAAAAGAAGTTAAGCATGACCTCATGGTGATGGAAAATCTTACCTACAATTGCAATATTACTCGCCAGTATGATCTTAAAGGTGCTCTTTATGCCCGGTTCAATACTGCTACTGATGGTGCTGGAGATGTTCTTTTGGATCAGAACTTTGTGAATGACATGAACTCTTCTCCACTGTATGTCAGTCATAAAGCGAAGCGTTTTCTTCAAAGGGCTGTTTGGAATGACACAACTTTTCTCAAT
- the LOC107467782 gene encoding putative 1-phosphatidylinositol-3-phosphate 5-kinase FAB1D isoform X1 — protein sequence MCSMCHYCGAGLMGSNVEEKKQDHESSLKLNSKVPTKPCKFCGEKLERENMKLNGTSPFATPHISPTSSLSSSGSCVSTCSDFSVDVNSFDRMSREESTVGGAREDLHKLNGELQKGMENNSQESSNDNEGYIVRNVEIEQGRNCQETKLDGSENPDASSAEEIEYSLPNDLDIQTWEPPEPENPEDDMDNSVTYNDEDEDEDNWGDPTTSIFSSKDEVSGCNRFKEEKQRAMEEVMNGKFKALVGQLLKSVGVPSSDEGDKSWVDIVTSLSWEAAAFLKADAIGINTMDPDGYVKVKCIAAGSRSQSQLVRGSVFKKHAAHKHMPTKYKHPRLLLISGMLGHSGLSSFDSMHQEKDYLKSKMDLIEMCHPNVILVEKTVSRDIQESILAKGMTLVLDMKLHRLERVARCTGSPILTCDNLNGQKLKHCDFIYFEKFVEEHAGTVEGGKRPTKTLMFIEGCPTRLGCTILLKGAPSDELKRVKCIVRCAVVMAYHLILETSFLVDQKAMFSTIPSLNEAGILPINQQSLDSASVDTSIPFVEYSAENGIISTDVPIPNGLHEKIANSSVQQEFFPFSSEPYNPAVFSGFSAISSSLKKVMGDSFQFTSSAPYQSLSEYFGFNGRKPDDQVSISISGLDSPEADGSTKTEANCNSDDEKLLNGGQSLSSAAYLNSNGDKIKDGDTDGNKIQNKDEINAMLDSQSILVLMSSRNALRGTVCQQSHFSHIMFYKNFDVPLGKFLKDNLLNQTRLCDTCQELPEAHLYYYAHHNKQLTIQVKRLPEARFLPGEEEGKLWMWSRCGKCKAHFTKRVLISATARSLSFGKFLELSLSHYSTSSGKLSCGHSLDRDFLYFFGLGHMVAMFRYSSVMTYNVAMPPQKLELSGSIKQERLSKEIENVYMKGISLFTEVAHLLKTISSNGSTLNLGGSMREFTEVEMMLKREQEEFEVNIKNAVAKKGDLDRAAYKLLCLNRLMWDLFIEAYVWDRRLNSLLSPDHLKTESDVSEKVMQECGSTEGCNINGMRDTSVEVNEIPIKEIPISGPLLECNEQDDLSNASDVPLNVSMPIISDFRSERPADRKLKLNVDVPTRFPLSDSSLYETDSAMSNHLQVHENSPASTDNTQISHPAADTRISNKDDSQHSPVPILPDSNEWFWRPFADIRQISIRDFQKRFLPRFEPVSSSIIENLPTANQLIADEGTRLHIPLRTDNFIVSDYEGEPSSIIACALAFLKDPSVVTEVDDGDDGLPSSFHGALPSPQTFSRSSSDADSVHSAGSTSSEESRTSHAPENHSIEIAMGYAKSLGREKYSVICHYVNQFRELRSRCCLSDLDYIASLSRCRNWDAKGGKSKSFFAKTLDDRFIIKEIKKTELDSFLGFSSVYFKYMRESFESGSQTCLAKVMGIYQVTKRNVKTGKEVKHDLMVMENLTYNCNITRQYDLKGALYARFNTATDGAGDVLLDQNFVNDMNSSPLYVSHKAKRFLQRAVWNDTTFLNSVNVMDYSLLVGVDSQKRVLVCGIIDYLRQYTWDKHLETWMKSSLVVPKNVLPTVISPREYKKRFRKFMSTHFLSVPDHWCSQKLPSPCKLCGSGEDDPPQQG from the exons ATGTGTAGTATGTGCCATTATTGTGGTGCTGGTTTGATGGGATCAAATGTTGAAGAGAAGAAACAGGATCATGAGAGTAGTTTGAAGTTGAATAGTAAAGTTCCCACAAAGCCTTGTAAGTTTTGTGGGGAGAAGCTAGAGCGCGAAAATATGAAATTGAATGGTACAAGTCCTTTTGCGACTCCACACATTAGTCCAACTTCATCCTTGTCAAGTAGTGGTAGCTGTGTCTCCACCTGCA GTGATTTTTCTGTTGATGTGAACTCATTCGACAG gaTGAGTCGAGAAGAAAGTACAGTAGGCGGTGCTAGAGAAGATCTTCATAAGTTGAATGGGGAATTGCAAAAAGGGATGGAAAACAATTCCCAAGAAAGCAGTAATGACAATGAGGGTTACATAGTGAGAAATGTGGAGATTGAGCAAGGCCGTAACTGTCAAGAAACAAAACTTGATGGTTCTGAAAACCCTGACGCATCCTCTGCTGAAGAGATCGAATATTCTCTTCCTAATGACTTGGATATCCAAACCTGGGAACCACCTGAGCCAGAAAATCCAGAGGATGATATGGACAACAGTGTGACTTAtaatgatgaagatgaagacgaGGATAACTGGGGTGATCCTACTACCTCTATATTTAGTTCCAAGGATGAAGTAAGTGGATGCAATAGGTTCAAAGAGGAAAAACAGAGAGCAATGGAAGAAGTAATGAATGGAAAATTCAAGGCACTTGTGGGCCAGCTTCTTAAATCTGTTGGAGTTCCCTCTTCTGATGAAGGTGATAAGAGTTGGGTGGACATAGTAACATCTTTATCCTGGGAAGCTGCTGCTTTTTTGAaggctgatgctattggaattaATACAATGGATCCTGATGGATATGTGAAAGTAAAATGCATTGCTGCTGGTTCCCGCAGCCAAAG TCAGCTCGTGAGAGGTTCCGTCTTCAAGAAACATGCTGCTCACAAGCACATGCCAACTAAATACAAACATCCAAGGTTGTTACTGATTAGTGGCATGCTTGGTCATAGTGGACTGTCCTCATTTGATTCCATGCACCAG GAGAAAGACTATCTGAAGTCCAAGATGGATCTTATAGAAATGTGCCATCCAAATGTTATATTAGTTGAGAAGACAGTTTCTCGAGATATACAAGAGTCAATTTTGGCAAAGGGGATGACGCTAGTTCTTGATATGAAGCTTCATCGCCTGGAAAGGGTTGCACGTTGTACTGGCTCACCAATTCTAACATGTGATAATTTGAATGGTCAAAAGCTGAAACACTGTGACTTTATTTACTTTGAGAAGTTTGTGGAGGAACATGCTGGTACAGTTGAAGGAGGAAAGCGGCCAACCAAGACTTTGATGTTCATTGAGGGCTGTCCTACACGTTTGGGATGCACG ATTTTGTTGAAAGGAGCACCTAGTGATGAACTGAAAAGGGTCAAATGCATTGTGCGGTGTGCTGTTGTCATGGCATATCATTTAATCCTTGAAACCTCCTTTCTTGTTGATCAGAAAGCAATGTTTTCTACCATTCCTTCTTTGAATGAAGCAGGAATCTTGccaatcaatcaacaatcccTTGATTCTGCATCAGTTGATACAAGCATTCCATTTGTTGAGTATTCTGCTGAAAATGGAATAATTAGTACTGATGTTCCAATACCCAATGGACTTCATGAAAAAATTGCAAATAGTTCCGTACAACAAGAGTTTTTCCCATTTTCTAGTGAACCATATAATCCAGCCGTCTTTTCTGGGTTCTCAGCCATTTCATCTTCTCTGAAGAAAGTTATGGGGGATAGTTTTCAGTTTACATCGTCTGCTCCTTATCAGTCTCTCTCAGAATATTTTGGCTTCAATGGAAGGAAACCTGATGATCAGGTAAGCATATCAATTTCTGGTTTAGACTCTCCAGAGGCAGATGGCAGTACCAAGACCGAAGCAAATTGCAATTCTGATGATGAGAAGTTACTTAATGGTGGACAATCCCTGTCCTCTGCCGCATACTTAAACTCCAATGGAGACAAAATTAAAGATGGTGATACTGatggaaataaaatccaaaataaagaTGAAATCAATGCAATGCTGGATTCACAGAGTATTTTGGTCTTGATGTCTAGCCGGAATGCCTTAAGAGGGACTGTCTGCCAGCAAAGTCATTTTTCTCATATCATGTTCTACAAGAATTTTGATGTTCCCCTTGGAAAGTTTCTGAAGGATAACCTACTTAATCAG ACAAGACTTTGTGACACCTGTCAAGAATTACCAGAAGCTCACTTGTATTATTATGCTCATCACAATAAACAACTTACAATACAAGTTAAACGATTGCCTGAGGCAAGGTTCTTGCCTGGGGAGGAAGAAGGGAAGCTTTGGATGTGGAGCCGTTGTGGAAAATGCAAGGCCCACTTCACAAAGCGAGTGTTGATATCTGCCACTGCACGTAGTCTATCATTTGGAAAGTTTTTGGAGCTTAGCCTTTCTCACTATTCTACTTCTAGCGGAAAATTGAGCTGTGGCCATTCTCTTGACAGGGATTTTCTCTACTTCTTTGG ATTAGGTCATATGGTTGCAATGTTCAGATATTCTTCTGTCATGACTTATAATGTTGCCATGCCACCTCAAAAGCTAGAGTTAAGTGGTTCAATAAAACAAGAGAGGCTTTCGAAGGAGATTGAGAAT GTGTACATGAAAGGCATATCACTCTTTACGGAAGTTGCACACCTTTTGAAGACAATAAGTTCTAATGGATCAACATTGAATCTTGGAGGATCAATGAGAGAGTTCACTGAGGTTGAGATGATGTTAAAGCGAGAGCAAGAAGAGTTTGAG GTAAATATCAAGAATGCTGTTGCTAAGAAGGGGGATCTAGATCGGGCTGCGTACAAACTTCTCTGTCTAAACCGATTGATGTGGGATCTTTTTATTGAAGCCTATGTTTGGGATCGACGACTGAACTCACTTCTCTCTCCTGATCATCTAAAAACGGAGTCTGATGTCTCTGAGAAAGTTATGCAAGAATGTGGGTCTACGGAAGGTTGCAATATAAATGGGATGCGGGACACATCTGTGGAAGTGAATGAAATCCCTATAAAGGAAATTCCGATAAGTGGACCTCTTCTAGAATGCAATGAACAGGATGATCTATCTAATGCATCTGATGTCCCACTAAATGTGTCGATGCCAATTATTAGTGATTTTAGGTCAGAGAGACCCGCTGACCGAAAGTTGAAATTGAATGTAGATGTTCCCACTCGGTTCCCTTTATCAGATAGCAGTCTCTATGAAACAGACTCTGCTATGTCAAATCATCTCCAAGTGCATGAAAATTCTCCAGCTTCCACAGATAATACACAAATTAGTCATCCAGCTGCTGATACGAGGATATCAAACAAGGATGATTCACAGCATTCACCTGTTCCCATCTTGCCGGATTCAAATGAATGGTTCTGGAGGCCATTTGCCGACATTCGGCAGATCAGCATAAGGGACTTCCAGAAAAGATTCTTGCCAAGATTTGAACCAGTAAGCAGCTCTATCATAGAAAATTTACCGACAGCAAATCAACTAATCGCTGATGAAGGCACAAGGTTGCACATCCCCCTTAGGACAGATAATTTTATTGTATCTGACTATGAGGGTGAACCCTCAAGTATAATTGCTTGTGCTCTGGCCTTTCTGAAAGATCCATCGGTGGTGACAGAAGTTGATGATGGGGATGATGGTTTGCCTAGTTCATTCCATGGAGCCTTACCCTCTCCACAGACGTTTTCAAGAAGTTCTTCAGATGCAGATTCTGTGCACTCTGCAGGAAGCACTTCTTCGGAAGAGTCGAGAACTTCTCATGCTCCAGAAAACCATAGCATAGAGATTGCAATGGGATATGCAAAATCACTAGGGAGGGAAAAATATTCAGTGATCTGTCATTACGTTAACCAGTTCCGTGAACTTAGGAGTAGATGTTGCCTATCTGATCTTGATTATATTGCTTCTTTAAGCCGCTGTAGGAATTGGGATGCTAAAGGTGGAAAAAGCAAATCCTTTTTCGCGAAGACACTTGATGACAGGTTCATCATAAAGGAAATCAAGAAGACAGAACTTGATTCATTTTTGGGTTTTTCTTCTGTGTATTTCAAATACATGAGGGAGTCATTTGAGTCTGGGAGCCAAACATGTCTCGCAAAGGTCATGGGGATATATCAG GTTACTAAAAGAAACGTAAAAACTGGAAAAGAAGTTAAGCATGACCTCATGGTGATGGAAAATCTTACCTACAATTGCAATATTACTCGCCAGTATGATCTTAAAGGTGCTCTTTATGCCCGGTTCAATACTGCTACTGATGGTGCTGGAGATGTTCTTTTGGATCAGAACTTTGTGAATGACATGAACTCTTCTCCACTGTATGTCAGTCATAAAGCGAAGCGTTTTCTTCAAAGGGCTGTTTGGAATGACACAACTTTTCTCAAT